A single genomic interval of Halorubrum aethiopicum harbors:
- the panB gene encoding 3-methyl-2-oxobutanoate hydroxymethyltransferase, with product MTTTRGLRDREEPITMLTAYDAQTAAVVDEAGIDVVLVGDSMGNTALGYDSTLPVTMADVRSRTAAVARAVEDALVVADMPFLSFGLEEAESVRNAGELLKEADADAVKIESGPHTVETTRRMTEVGIPVMAHLGLTPQHVNRLGGYTRQGTDEEAAAEILDLARAHEEAGAFALVLEHVPSNLAAAVTEALETPTIGIGAGSDCDGQVLVVDDVIGLGEWSPPFSRQFGDVRGEMERAIEGYRDAVESGEFPADEHAHVEEDLEDVYRTNDE from the coding sequence ATGACCACGACGCGGGGACTCCGGGACCGCGAGGAGCCGATCACGATGCTCACCGCCTACGACGCACAGACCGCGGCGGTCGTCGACGAGGCGGGGATCGACGTCGTCCTCGTCGGCGACAGCATGGGCAACACCGCCCTCGGCTACGACTCGACGCTCCCGGTGACGATGGCGGACGTGCGCTCCCGGACCGCCGCCGTCGCGCGCGCGGTCGAGGACGCGCTCGTCGTCGCCGACATGCCGTTCCTCTCGTTCGGACTCGAGGAGGCGGAGTCGGTCCGCAACGCGGGGGAACTCCTCAAGGAGGCCGACGCCGACGCGGTGAAGATCGAGAGCGGGCCGCACACCGTCGAGACCACGCGGCGGATGACGGAGGTCGGAATTCCGGTGATGGCCCACCTCGGGCTCACGCCCCAGCACGTCAACCGGCTCGGCGGGTACACTCGACAGGGAACCGACGAGGAGGCCGCGGCGGAGATCCTCGATCTGGCCCGCGCCCACGAGGAGGCGGGCGCGTTCGCGCTGGTGTTGGAACACGTCCCGTCCAACCTCGCCGCCGCGGTGACGGAGGCCCTCGAGACGCCGACGATCGGGATCGGTGCGGGCTCCGACTGCGACGGGCAGGTGCTCGTGGTCGACGACGTGATCGGGCTCGGCGAGTGGTCGCCGCCCTTCTCCCGGCAGTTCGGCGACGTCCGCGGCGAGATGGAGCGGGCGATCGAGGGGTACAGGGACGCCGTCGAGAGCGGCGAGTTCCCCGCCGACGAGCACGCGCACGTCGAGGAGGACCTCGAGGACGTGTACCGTACGAACGACGAGTGA
- a CDS encoding MBL fold metallo-hydrolase encodes MKRIQLGNTVFEGENDAYLIEADRTTLVDTAVATPDVRADLREGLSEYGVEFADVDAVVLTHWHPDHAGLAGEIQAESGAAVYVHDADAPLVDGRERPFARDPAVQRETFERWGMPAEARERLTAFFERAGTDIYGREADVTPITDGETIDLGGVALETVHLPGHTAGLCAFAFDPRTVPGHDPVRGSDGGAGSGDEGDGANPPAEAFTGDALLPRYTPNVGGADVRVEEPLAAYADSLVRMIERDWDAAHPGHRERIDEPSRRAAEILDHHRDRTRRVIGVVASGPATAWEVSAALFGDLEGIHTLHGPGEAFAHLDHLERAGVLERDGTAYRLVDPDPDVDDLFPTATLDAAGR; translated from the coding sequence GTGAAACGGATCCAGCTCGGGAACACCGTCTTCGAGGGGGAAAACGACGCCTACCTGATCGAGGCGGACCGGACCACGCTCGTCGACACCGCCGTCGCGACCCCGGACGTACGCGCGGATCTGCGGGAGGGGCTCTCGGAGTACGGCGTCGAGTTCGCCGACGTCGACGCGGTGGTGTTGACGCACTGGCACCCCGACCACGCCGGGCTGGCCGGCGAGATCCAGGCGGAAAGCGGCGCGGCGGTGTACGTCCACGACGCGGACGCGCCGCTCGTCGACGGCCGGGAGCGCCCGTTCGCGAGGGACCCGGCGGTCCAGCGCGAGACGTTCGAGCGGTGGGGGATGCCCGCGGAGGCGCGAGAGCGCTTGACCGCGTTCTTCGAGCGCGCGGGAACGGACATCTACGGCCGCGAGGCCGACGTGACGCCGATCACGGACGGCGAGACGATCGACCTCGGCGGGGTGGCGCTGGAGACGGTCCACCTTCCCGGTCACACGGCGGGCCTTTGTGCGTTCGCGTTCGACCCGCGGACGGTTCCGGGACACGACCCCGTTCGGGGAAGCGACGGGGGGGCCGGATCGGGCGACGAGGGGGACGGCGCGAACCCCCCGGCGGAGGCGTTCACCGGCGACGCGCTGCTCCCGCGGTACACCCCGAACGTCGGCGGGGCGGACGTCCGCGTCGAGGAGCCGCTCGCCGCCTACGCCGACAGCCTCGTCCGGATGATCGAGCGCGACTGGGACGCCGCCCATCCGGGCCACCGCGAGCGGATCGACGAGCCGAGCCGGCGGGCCGCGGAGATCCTCGATCACCACCGCGACCGCACCCGGCGGGTGATCGGCGTCGTGGCGTCCGGACCGGCCACCGCCTGGGAGGTGTCGGCGGCACTGTTCGGCGACCTCGAGGGGATCCACACGCTTCACGGTCCGGGCGAGGCGTTCGCGCACCTCGACCACCTCGAGCGCGCCGGCGTCCTCGAGCGCGACGGGACCGCCTACCGCCTCGTCGATCCGGACCCGGACGTGGACGATCTGTTCCCGACGGCGACGCTCGACGCGGCGGGCCGATAG
- a CDS encoding ATP-binding protein: MFDTVLVANRGEIAVRVMRACEELGVDTVAVYSDADRHAGHVRYADEAYNVGPARAADSYLDGEAVVDAARAADADAIHPGYGFLAENADFAARVEAAEGITWIGPASGAMERLGEKTHARRAMADADVPIVPGTTEPVTEPEAVREFGAEHGYPVAIKAEGGGGGRGMKIVESPEEAEEALESARREGEAYFSNDSVYLERYLETPRHVEVQVVADSGPRGDGPAGESDVVHLGERDCSLQRRHQKVIEEGPSPALSDELRERIGEAARRGVAAADYTNAGTVEFLVEEDPDRDPEEPLGPETPFYFLEVNTRIQVEHTVTEALTGIDIVKEQLRVASGEGLSIEQADVELEGHAIEFRINAENAAEGFQPASEGSLDTYDPPGGIGVRVDDALRQGDDLVTDYDSMIAKLIVWGRDREECLARSRRALAEYDLEGVVTIVPFHRLMLSDERFLAGTHTTKYLDEEVDADLIADAQERWGTEPSSSSDDEGEEVTEREFTVEVNGKRFRVDLEERGAPAIPTAGAGGSAAGSGGGRRQRPPQATDDDEGGDGGVDVAEGGEAIEAEMQGTILSVDVAEGDEVAAGDVVCVLEAMKMENDVVAERGGTVASVHVAEGDGVDMGDVLVVLE, encoded by the coding sequence ATGTTCGACACGGTACTGGTCGCGAACCGCGGCGAGATCGCCGTCCGCGTGATGCGCGCCTGCGAGGAGCTGGGCGTCGACACGGTCGCCGTCTACAGCGACGCGGACAGACACGCCGGACACGTCCGCTACGCCGACGAGGCGTACAACGTGGGGCCGGCGCGCGCGGCCGACTCCTACCTCGACGGCGAGGCGGTCGTCGACGCCGCGCGCGCGGCCGACGCCGACGCGATCCACCCCGGCTACGGCTTCCTCGCCGAGAACGCCGACTTCGCGGCGCGCGTCGAGGCCGCGGAGGGGATCACCTGGATCGGCCCCGCGAGCGGCGCGATGGAGCGGCTCGGCGAGAAGACCCACGCCCGGCGCGCGATGGCCGACGCCGACGTGCCGATCGTGCCGGGGACGACGGAGCCCGTCACGGAGCCGGAAGCGGTCCGTGAGTTCGGCGCGGAGCACGGCTACCCGGTCGCGATCAAGGCCGAGGGCGGCGGCGGCGGCCGCGGGATGAAGATCGTCGAGTCGCCCGAGGAGGCCGAGGAGGCACTCGAGTCCGCCAGACGCGAGGGGGAGGCGTACTTCTCGAACGACTCCGTCTACCTCGAGCGCTACCTCGAGACGCCGCGGCACGTCGAGGTCCAGGTCGTCGCGGATTCGGGCCCGCGGGGAGACGGTCCCGCGGGCGAGAGCGACGTGGTCCACCTCGGCGAGCGCGACTGCTCGCTCCAGCGCCGCCACCAGAAGGTGATAGAGGAGGGGCCCTCCCCCGCGCTCTCCGACGAACTGCGCGAGCGGATCGGCGAGGCGGCCCGCCGCGGCGTCGCCGCCGCCGACTACACCAACGCCGGAACGGTCGAGTTCCTCGTCGAGGAGGACCCCGACCGCGACCCCGAGGAGCCGCTCGGCCCCGAGACGCCCTTCTACTTCCTCGAGGTCAACACCCGCATCCAGGTCGAACACACCGTGACGGAGGCGCTGACGGGCATCGACATCGTGAAAGAACAGCTCCGGGTCGCGAGCGGCGAGGGGCTCTCGATCGAGCAGGCGGACGTGGAACTCGAGGGGCACGCGATCGAGTTCCGGATCAACGCCGAGAACGCCGCAGAGGGGTTCCAGCCCGCCAGCGAGGGGTCGCTCGACACCTACGACCCGCCGGGCGGGATCGGCGTCCGCGTCGACGACGCGCTCCGGCAGGGCGACGACCTCGTCACCGACTACGACTCGATGATCGCGAAGCTGATCGTGTGGGGACGGGACCGCGAGGAGTGTCTCGCCCGCTCGCGGCGCGCGCTCGCCGAGTACGACCTGGAGGGGGTCGTCACGATCGTCCCGTTCCACCGGCTCATGCTCTCGGACGAGCGGTTCCTCGCCGGGACGCACACGACGAAGTACCTCGACGAGGAGGTCGACGCCGACCTGATCGCCGACGCGCAGGAGCGTTGGGGAACGGAGCCCTCGTCCTCGAGCGACGACGAGGGCGAGGAGGTGACCGAACGCGAGTTCACGGTCGAGGTGAACGGCAAGCGCTTCCGGGTCGACCTCGAGGAGCGCGGCGCGCCCGCGATCCCGACCGCCGGCGCCGGCGGATCCGCCGCGGGATCGGGCGGGGGCCGACGGCAGCGCCCCCCGCAGGCGACCGACGACGATGAGGGCGGCGACGGCGGCGTCGACGTCGCGGAGGGCGGCGAGGCGATCGAGGCGGAGATGCAGGGGACGATCCTCTCGGTGGACGTCGCGGAGGGCGACGAGGTCGCCGCCGGCGACGTGGTCTGCGTCCTCGAGGCGATGAAGATGGAGAACGACGTGGTCGCCGAGCGCGGCGGCACCGTCGCGAGCGTCCACGTCGCGGAGGGAGACGGCGTCGACATGGGCGACGTGCTCGTCGTCCTGGAGTGA
- a CDS encoding acyl-CoA carboxylase subunit beta, which produces MDERIEDLRERRERAVKGGGEERIASQHEKGKMTARERIDYFLDDGTFHEFDRFRTHRNHTFGMEEKRIPGDGVVTGYGEVNGRKTFVFAHDFTVFGGSLGEVFAEKVCKVMDKAMDVGAPVIGLNDSAGARIQEGVASLGGFAEIFRRNTEASGVIPQISAIMGPCAGGAVYSPAITDFTFMVKDTSHMFITGPDVIETVTGEEVSFEELGGAVTHTSTSGVAHFAEESEEDALDGIARLLSYLPQNNVEDPPRVESWDDPERADEELTEIVPDAPRKPYDMKEVIGRVVDEGSFFEVQENFAKNVVVGFARLDGRSVGIVANNPRVNAGTLDIESSQKAARFVRFCDAFNVPILTFEDVPGFMPGTDQEHGGIIRHGAKLLYAFSEATVPLLTVITRKAYGGAYCVMSSKHIGGDVNYAWPTAEIAVMGPKGAVNVLYREELEAADDTEAHRQELIDEYREEFANPYTAADRGFVDDVIEPTETRARLIDDLEMLAGKREEGPDKKHGNIPI; this is translated from the coding sequence ATGGACGAGCGGATCGAGGACCTCCGGGAGCGCCGCGAGCGGGCCGTGAAGGGCGGCGGCGAGGAACGGATCGCCTCCCAACACGAGAAGGGGAAGATGACCGCCCGCGAGCGGATCGACTACTTCCTCGACGACGGCACGTTCCACGAGTTCGACCGCTTCCGCACCCACCGGAACCACACGTTCGGGATGGAGGAAAAGCGGATCCCCGGCGACGGCGTGGTGACGGGGTACGGCGAGGTGAACGGGCGCAAGACGTTCGTGTTCGCACACGACTTCACCGTCTTCGGCGGCTCGCTCGGCGAGGTGTTCGCGGAGAAGGTGTGTAAGGTGATGGACAAGGCGATGGACGTCGGCGCGCCCGTGATCGGGCTCAACGACTCCGCTGGCGCGCGGATCCAGGAGGGCGTCGCCTCGCTCGGCGGCTTCGCGGAGATCTTCCGGCGCAACACGGAGGCCTCGGGCGTGATCCCGCAGATCTCGGCTATCATGGGCCCGTGTGCGGGCGGCGCGGTGTACTCGCCCGCCATCACCGACTTCACGTTCATGGTGAAGGACACCTCCCACATGTTCATCACCGGGCCGGACGTGATCGAGACGGTCACCGGCGAGGAGGTGAGCTTCGAGGAACTCGGCGGCGCGGTCACCCACACCTCGACGTCCGGCGTCGCCCACTTCGCCGAGGAGTCGGAGGAGGACGCCCTCGACGGCATCGCCCGGCTGCTCTCGTACCTCCCGCAGAACAACGTCGAGGACCCCCCGCGCGTCGAGTCGTGGGACGACCCCGAGCGCGCCGACGAGGAGCTGACCGAGATCGTCCCCGACGCCCCCCGGAAGCCGTACGACATGAAGGAGGTGATCGGGCGGGTCGTCGACGAGGGCTCCTTCTTCGAGGTACAGGAGAACTTCGCGAAGAACGTCGTCGTCGGCTTCGCCCGCCTCGACGGGCGCTCGGTGGGGATCGTCGCCAACAACCCCCGCGTGAACGCCGGCACGCTCGACATCGAGTCGAGCCAGAAGGCCGCGCGGTTCGTCCGCTTCTGTGACGCGTTCAACGTCCCGATCCTCACCTTCGAGGACGTGCCCGGCTTCATGCCCGGGACGGATCAGGAACACGGCGGGATCATCCGCCACGGCGCGAAGCTGCTGTACGCCTTCTCGGAGGCGACCGTGCCGCTTCTCACCGTGATCACCCGGAAGGCGTACGGCGGGGCCTACTGCGTGATGTCCTCGAAGCACATCGGCGGCGACGTGAACTACGCCTGGCCGACCGCGGAGATCGCGGTGATGGGACCGAAGGGAGCCGTGAACGTGCTCTACCGCGAGGAGCTGGAGGCGGCCGACGACACGGAGGCGCACAGACAGGAGCTGATAGACGAGTACCGCGAGGAGTTCGCGAACCCCTACACTGCGGCCGACCGCGGCTTCGTCGACGACGTGATCGAGCCGACCGAGACCCGCGCCCGCCTGATCGACGACCTGGAGATGCTGGCGGGGAAACGCGAGGAAGGGCCCGACAAGAAACACGGCAACATCCCGATCTGA
- a CDS encoding 50S ribosomal protein L1, with protein sequence MADTIQEAVTLALDEAPERNFRETVDLAINLRDLDLNDPSNRVDESVVLPAGTGQETRIVVFAEGETAVRAAEVADEVLDAEELADLGDDDDRAKDLADETDFFVAEANLMQDIGRYLGTVLGPRGKMPTPLQPDDDVVETVNRMKNTVQLRSRDRRTFHTRVGAEDMDAEDISSNIDVIIRRLEADLEKGPLNIDGIFVKTTMGPAKEVPV encoded by the coding sequence ATGGCAGACACAATACAAGAGGCCGTGACCCTCGCACTCGATGAGGCCCCCGAGCGGAACTTCCGCGAGACGGTGGACCTCGCCATCAACCTGCGAGACCTCGACCTCAACGATCCGTCGAATCGCGTCGACGAGTCCGTCGTGCTGCCGGCTGGAACTGGACAGGAGACACGCATCGTCGTCTTCGCGGAGGGCGAAACCGCCGTCCGCGCCGCCGAAGTCGCCGACGAGGTCCTCGACGCCGAGGAGCTCGCCGACCTCGGCGACGACGACGACCGCGCGAAGGACCTGGCCGACGAGACCGACTTCTTCGTCGCGGAGGCCAACCTGATGCAGGACATCGGTCGGTACCTCGGTACCGTCCTCGGTCCGCGCGGCAAGATGCCGACTCCCCTACAGCCGGACGACGACGTCGTCGAGACAGTAAACCGGATGAAGAACACGGTGCAGCTCCGGTCGCGTGACCGGCGCACCTTCCACACGCGCGTCGGCGCGGAGGACATGGACGCCGAGGACATCTCGAGCAACATCGACGTCATCATCCGCCGGCTCGAGGCCGACCTCGAGAAGGGCCCGCTCAACATCGACGGGATCTTCGTGAAGACCACGATGGGTCCCGCCAAGGAGGTGCCCGTATGA
- a CDS encoding DUF4129 domain-containing protein encodes MKRETLSTALLALLAVVALGVAAATLDSAVAIDGGGGFSGGVESGAGPTEESGEISPSESPGGATTLALPPICYPVLRRPPALLLLAAGLLAIGAFAYHDTGSRFAAAVVAGTVGFPVGVVWYGLASCRDPETAGDLDLGLAGEEEGLLPAGGGGGAGLSGGSGSVSTPEAVFLVVIVGSILVSLLVLVTAAGDDDDAGSGGRAEPEPEPTEPDLAEVARTAGTAAARIEGDAGDNGVYRAWREMTEALEIDRPASATPAEFAAAAVEAGVDEEPVSELTEVFERVRYGGAAPTDDRERRAAAALRRIEAEHGGDE; translated from the coding sequence GTGAAGCGGGAGACCCTCTCGACCGCCCTCCTCGCTCTCCTCGCGGTCGTCGCCCTCGGCGTCGCGGCCGCGACGCTCGACTCCGCGGTCGCCATCGACGGGGGCGGCGGGTTCAGCGGCGGCGTCGAGAGCGGTGCCGGGCCGACCGAGGAGTCCGGCGAGATCAGCCCCTCGGAGTCGCCTGGCGGCGCGACGACGCTGGCGCTGCCGCCGATCTGTTACCCCGTCCTGCGGCGGCCGCCGGCGCTGTTGCTCCTCGCGGCGGGCCTGCTCGCGATCGGCGCGTTCGCCTACCACGACACCGGATCGCGGTTCGCCGCGGCCGTCGTCGCGGGCACGGTCGGGTTCCCCGTCGGCGTGGTGTGGTACGGACTCGCGAGCTGTCGCGACCCCGAGACGGCCGGCGATCTCGACCTCGGGCTCGCGGGCGAGGAGGAGGGGCTGCTCCCGGCGGGCGGCGGTGGAGGAGCCGGGCTCAGCGGGGGCTCCGGAAGCGTCTCGACGCCCGAGGCGGTCTTTCTCGTCGTGATCGTGGGATCGATCCTCGTCAGCCTCCTCGTGTTGGTGACGGCCGCCGGAGACGACGACGACGCCGGGAGCGGCGGGCGCGCGGAGCCCGAGCCGGAGCCGACGGAGCCGGACCTCGCCGAGGTCGCGCGGACCGCGGGCACGGCGGCCGCCCGGATCGAGGGCGACGCCGGCGACAACGGGGTGTACCGCGCGTGGCGCGAGATGACCGAGGCGCTCGAGATCGATCGCCCCGCCTCCGCGACGCCGGCGGAGTTCGCGGCCGCCGCGGTCGAGGCCGGCGTCGACGAGGAGCCCGTCTCGGAGCTCACCGAGGTCTTCGAGCGGGTGCGGTACGGCGGCGCGGCCCCGACCGACGACCGGGAGCGGCGGGCCGCGGCCGCACTCCGCCGGATCGAGGCCGAACACGGGGGTGACGAGTAG
- a CDS encoding DUF7269 family protein, with protein sequence MRPLAAVGIAAVVAGFLVAVDRGLAGALDLSFVVVTLIGILGVLQGVRYASARRGRERRSTDLGEPERRERAAVPGSDFDAAVSRAASARRRRGRTARDDVRSRVREAAVRAVARRRNCSRERAAELVDDGTWTDDRTAAAFLSRSTAYPVRDQVRGSLPGRSTFRIGTTAAVDALERTSVEIDGAEAPEALDGDGHPRTTVEEGSR encoded by the coding sequence GTGCGCCCGCTCGCGGCCGTCGGGATCGCGGCGGTCGTCGCGGGCTTCCTCGTCGCCGTGGACCGGGGGCTCGCCGGGGCGCTCGACCTCTCGTTCGTCGTCGTCACGCTGATCGGGATCCTCGGCGTCCTCCAGGGCGTCCGGTACGCGAGCGCGCGGCGGGGTCGCGAGCGGCGGTCGACCGACCTCGGCGAGCCCGAGCGGCGGGAGCGGGCCGCGGTCCCCGGAAGCGACTTCGACGCCGCGGTCTCGCGCGCCGCGTCGGCCCGGCGACGGCGAGGGCGCACCGCCCGCGACGACGTGCGGTCGCGGGTGCGGGAGGCGGCGGTCCGGGCGGTCGCGCGGCGGCGGAACTGCTCGCGCGAGCGGGCCGCGGAGCTCGTCGACGACGGGACGTGGACCGACGACCGAACCGCCGCGGCCTTCCTCTCGCGGTCGACCGCGTACCCGGTCCGCGACCAGGTCCGGGGGAGCCTGCCCGGCCGGTCGACGTTCCGGATCGGGACGACCGCCGCCGTCGACGCCCTCGAGCGGACGTCGGTCGAGATCGACGGCGCGGAGGCTCCGGAGGCGCTCGACGGCGACGGACACCCCCGGACGACGGTCGAGGAGGGGAGCCGATGA
- a CDS encoding 50S ribosomal protein L10, with translation MSSARKTETIPQWKREEVDELVEFIDSFNSVGIVGVAGIPSRQLQAMRRELHGSADVRMSRNTLTVRALEEVDEGVEELTEYVAGQVALIGTNDNPFGLYKQLEASKTPAPINAGEVAPNDVIIPEGDTGVDPGPFVGELQTVGAAARIMDGSIKVTEDSKVLEEGEVVDDDLANVLTELGIEPKEVGLDLKGVYSEGVLFEPDELAIDVDEYRADVQSAAAAARNLSVNAAYPTAATAGTLLAKAAGEAKSVGLFAEIESPDVVPDLIGKADAQLRALAAQIDDEEALPEELQGVEAAPAPETDDADDEEEQADEETEDAEETTDDDADDGDDGGEGLGAMFG, from the coding sequence ATGAGCTCCGCCCGCAAGACCGAGACGATCCCGCAGTGGAAACGCGAGGAGGTCGACGAGCTCGTCGAGTTCATCGACTCGTTCAACTCCGTCGGGATCGTCGGCGTCGCCGGCATTCCGAGCCGCCAGCTCCAGGCCATGCGCCGCGAGCTCCACGGCTCCGCGGACGTCCGGATGAGCCGCAACACGCTCACCGTCCGCGCGTTGGAGGAGGTCGACGAGGGCGTCGAGGAGCTGACCGAGTACGTCGCCGGACAGGTGGCGCTCATCGGCACCAACGACAACCCCTTCGGGCTCTACAAGCAGCTCGAGGCCTCGAAGACGCCGGCCCCGATCAACGCGGGCGAGGTCGCCCCGAACGACGTCATCATCCCCGAGGGCGACACCGGCGTCGACCCGGGACCGTTCGTCGGCGAGCTCCAGACCGTCGGCGCGGCCGCGCGCATCATGGACGGATCGATCAAGGTCACCGAGGACTCGAAGGTCCTCGAGGAGGGCGAGGTCGTCGACGACGACCTCGCGAACGTCCTGACCGAGCTCGGCATCGAGCCGAAGGAGGTCGGGCTCGACCTGAAGGGCGTCTACTCCGAGGGTGTCCTCTTCGAGCCGGACGAGCTCGCCATCGACGTCGACGAGTACCGCGCGGACGTCCAGTCCGCCGCGGCCGCCGCGCGCAACCTCTCCGTCAACGCCGCCTACCCGACGGCCGCCACCGCCGGCACCCTTCTCGCGAAGGCCGCCGGCGAGGCGAAGTCGGTCGGGCTGTTCGCGGAGATCGAGAGCCCCGACGTCGTGCCCGACCTCATCGGGAAGGCCGACGCCCAGCTCCGTGCGCTCGCGGCACAGATCGACGACGAGGAGGCGCTCCCCGAGGAGCTCCAGGGCGTCGAAGCCGCCCCGGCTCCCGAGACGGACGACGCCGACGACGAGGAGGAACAGGCGGACGAAGAGACGGAAGACGCCGAGGAGACCACCGACGACGACGCCGACGACGGCGACGACGGCGGCGAGGGACTCGGCGCGATGTTCGGATAA
- a CDS encoding ATP-binding response regulator, translated as MDVLCVDGDPDSFERTAAGLERELADVTLHPASTADRALELLAAEPIECVVSVYELPDRDGVDLLSSVRAEYGSLPFVLAPRAGSERIAAAAVAAGVTGYVPSDAPEDRSTAIAARVVEAVGRHDAHTAADRDRQLVALHEASAALITATTREEVAEVAVEAVSDIHGLVASTVYLYDEEANVVEPTASTEAALELSWDTGEPPTYGPGESIVWRAFERGEAERVGNVPADPDAANPETTIRSQLTVPLDEYGVLVTGSHAPNAFDERDVTLGRILAGNVVAALEQVDRRRELARRNERLDEFASVVGHDLRNPLSVASGRLDLARADVDPDSPAKEHLEAAKYALDRIETLIDDLLRLAREATEEPDLEPIRLSELVDHCRGAVDTDGATLRVATDRSIYADESRIRQCFENLIRNSVEHGSTGSRTASGDDVERAGDDVTVTVGELADGSGIYIEDDGPGIDPERREQIFDAGYSTSHEGTGFGLRIVERIVESHGWEIAAAESETGGARFEITGVGFVDDAE; from the coding sequence ATGGACGTCCTCTGCGTCGACGGGGATCCCGACTCCTTCGAGCGGACGGCGGCGGGGTTGGAGCGGGAGCTCGCCGACGTCACGCTCCACCCGGCGTCCACGGCCGACCGGGCGCTCGAACTGCTCGCGGCCGAGCCGATCGAGTGCGTCGTCAGCGTCTACGAACTCCCCGATAGGGACGGCGTCGACCTCCTCTCGTCCGTTCGCGCGGAGTACGGCTCCCTCCCGTTCGTCCTCGCGCCGCGAGCGGGGAGCGAACGGATCGCCGCGGCGGCGGTGGCCGCCGGCGTCACCGGATACGTGCCGTCCGACGCGCCCGAGGACCGGAGCACGGCGATCGCCGCCCGCGTCGTCGAGGCGGTCGGCCGGCACGACGCCCACACGGCGGCCGACCGCGACCGACAGTTGGTCGCGCTCCACGAGGCGAGCGCGGCGCTCATCACTGCGACCACCAGAGAGGAGGTCGCGGAGGTGGCCGTCGAGGCGGTGAGCGACATCCACGGGCTGGTCGCGAGCACGGTCTACCTGTACGACGAGGAGGCGAACGTGGTCGAGCCGACCGCGTCGACGGAGGCCGCCCTGGAACTCTCCTGGGACACCGGCGAGCCGCCGACGTACGGACCCGGGGAGAGCATCGTCTGGCGCGCCTTCGAGCGGGGAGAGGCGGAACGGGTCGGGAACGTCCCGGCCGACCCCGACGCCGCCAATCCGGAGACGACGATCCGAAGCCAGCTCACCGTCCCGCTCGACGAGTACGGGGTCCTCGTGACCGGGTCGCACGCACCGAACGCGTTCGACGAGCGCGACGTGACGCTCGGACGGATCCTCGCCGGCAACGTCGTCGCCGCGCTCGAACAGGTCGACAGACGGAGGGAGTTGGCCCGCCGGAACGAGCGGCTGGACGAGTTCGCCAGCGTCGTGGGCCACGACCTCCGGAATCCGCTATCGGTCGCCAGCGGACGGCTCGACCTGGCGCGCGCGGACGTCGACCCCGACTCCCCCGCGAAGGAGCATCTGGAGGCCGCCAAGTACGCTCTGGATCGGATCGAGACGCTGATCGACGACCTGTTGCGGCTCGCCCGCGAGGCGACCGAGGAGCCCGACCTCGAGCCGATCCGACTGTCGGAGCTGGTCGACCACTGTCGCGGGGCCGTCGACACCGACGGCGCGACCCTCCGGGTGGCGACGGACCGGTCGATCTACGCGGACGAGAGCCGGATCCGCCAGTGTTTCGAGAACCTGATCCGGAACAGTGTCGAGCATGGTTCGACTGGCAGCCGGACTGCGTCCGGCGACGACGTCGAGCGCGCCGGCGACGACGTGACCGTCACCGTCGGCGAACTCGCCGACGGATCGGGTATCTATATCGAGGACGACGGACCGGGGATCGATCCGGAGCGGCGCGAGCAGATCTTCGACGCCGGCTACTCGACGAGTCACGAGGGCACCGGCTTCGGCCTGCGGATCGTCGAGCGGATCGTCGAGTCACACGGGTGGGAGATCGCGGCCGCCGAGAGCGAGACCGGCGGCGCGCGCTTCGAGATCACGGGCGTCGGGTTCGTCGACGACGCCGAGTGA
- the rpl12p gene encoding 50S ribosomal protein P1 yields MEYVYAALILNETGEEINEDNITGVLEAAGVDVEESRVKALVAALEDVDIEEAIETAAAAPAAGAASGGSADEAEEADDGDDEEEEAEAEEADDDEDEGDGGEGLGELFG; encoded by the coding sequence ATGGAATACGTTTACGCTGCGCTCATCCTGAACGAGACTGGCGAAGAGATCAACGAGGACAACATCACCGGCGTGCTGGAAGCCGCCGGCGTCGACGTCGAGGAGTCCCGCGTCAAGGCGCTCGTCGCCGCGCTGGAGGACGTCGACATCGAGGAGGCCATCGAGACGGCCGCCGCGGCCCCCGCCGCGGGCGCCGCCTCCGGCGGCTCCGCCGACGAGGCCGAGGAGGCCGACGACGGCGACGACGAGGAGGAGGAGGCCGAGGCCGAGGAGGCCGACGACGACGAGGACGAGGGCGACGGCGGCGAGGGTCTCGGCGAGCTCTTCGGCTGA